Proteins encoded in a region of the Rutidosis leptorrhynchoides isolate AG116_Rl617_1_P2 chromosome 9, CSIRO_AGI_Rlap_v1, whole genome shotgun sequence genome:
- the LOC139866451 gene encoding putative hydrolase C777.06c, producing the protein MMMLTQAASRPSLTRFANLTRHLSFSNTNTNPFSLSVSKYNINGPRNFNRILSANASLHSDSSVQKVEPVSYSIEQPEIIFIGTGTSEGIPRVSCLTDPLKKCPVCSKAVEPGNKNRRLNTSLLIRYPRPSGICNILIDAGKFFYQSALRWFPTYGIRTLDAVLITHSHADAIGGLDDLRDWTNNVQPHIPIYVAERDFEVMKKTHYYLVDTSVVTPGAAVSELQFDIIHEKPFIVHDLKFTPLPVWHGRNYRSLGFRFGDVCYISDVSEIPEETYPLLRDCEILIIDALRPDRSSSTHFGLPKALEEVRKIKPKRTLFTGMMHLMDHEKVNEGLLKLMETEGLDVQLSYDGLRVPINL; encoded by the exons ATGATGATGTTGACACAAGCAGCATCTCGTCCTTCTCTGACCCGTTTTGCTAATCTGACCCGACATCTATCATTCTCAAATACAAATACTAACCCGTTCTCACTTTCAGTTTCCAAGTATAATATAAATGGCCCTCGTAATTTCAACCGCATTCTTTCAGCTAATGCTTCCCTTCACTCTGATTCAA GTGTACAGAAGGTAGAGCCAGTATCTTATTCTATTGAGCAACCAGAAATCATATTTATAGGGACAGGGACCAGTGAAGGGATTCCACGAGTCAGCTGTCTGACCGATCCCTTAAAGAAATGCCCG GTGTGTTCAAAAGCTGTGGAACCTGGAAATAAGAATAGGAGACTTAATACAAGCCTTCTTATTCGTTATCCTAGACCTTCTGGCATATGTAACATTCTGATAGATGCGGGCAA GTTTTTCTACCAAAGTGCTCTTCGCTGGTTTCCTACTTACGG GATAAGAACATTAGATGCGGTTTTAATAACTCATTCGCATGCTGATGCAATTGGAG GTTTGGATGACCTTCGTGACTGGACAAACAATGTACAACCACATATTCCTATCTATGTAGCAGAACGTGATTTTGAG GTGATGAAAAAAACCCATTATTATCTAGTAGACACGAGTGTGGTCACACCTGGAGCTGCTGTCTCAGAGTTACAATTTGACATTATACATGAAAAGCCATTCATTGTACACGACCTAAAG TTTACTCCTCTACCAGTGTGGCATGGCCGTAACTACCGGTCATTGGGGTTCCGCTTTGGCGACGTTTGTTACATCAG TGATGTTAGTGAAATACCCGAAGAGACTTATCCACTTTTGAGAGATTGTGAAATCCTTATAATT gATGCTTTGAGGCCAGATCGATCCTCTTCGACACATTTTGGACTCCCAAAG GCTTTGGAAGAAGTACGTAAAATTAAGCCAAAAAGAACCCTGTTCACAG GTATGATGCATTTGATGGATCACGAGAAAGTGAATGAAGGTCTCTTAAAGTTGATGGAAACCGAAGGTCTAGATGTACAACTCAGTTATGATGGCCTTCGCGTTCCTATAAACCTATAA